One part of the Phragmites australis chromosome 3, lpPhrAust1.1, whole genome shotgun sequence genome encodes these proteins:
- the LOC133913000 gene encoding guanine nucleotide-binding protein subunit beta isoform X2, whose translation MASVAELKEKHAAATASVNSLHERLRQRRQMLLDTDVARYSKGQGRAAVSFNPTDLVCCRTLQGHSGKVYSLDWTPEKNWIVSTSQDGRLIVWNALTSQKTHAIKLHCPWVMTCAFAPNGQSVACGGLDSACSIFNLNSQVDRDGNLPVSRVLTGHKGYVSSCQYVPDQETHLITSSGDKTCVLWDVTTGQRISIFGGEFPSGHTADVLSVSINSSNTNMFVSGSCDATVRLWDFRIASRAVRTYHGHEGDINSIKFFPDGHRFGTGSDDGTCRLFDMRTGHQLQVYSMELDRNDNELPTVTSIAFSISGRLLFAGYSNGDCYVWDTLLAEVVLNLGNLQNSHDGRISCLGMSSDGSALCTGSWDKNLKIWAFSGHRKIV comes from the exons ATGGCGTCCGTGGCGGAGCTCAAGGAGAAGcacgcggcggcgacggcgtcggTGAACTCCCTGCACGAGCGgctccggcagcggcggcagatGCTCCTAGACACCGACG TGGCGAGGTACTCGAAGGGGCAGGGGAGGGCGGCGGTGAGCTTCAACCCGACGGATCTGGTGTGCTGCCGCACGCTGCAGGGGCACAGCGGAAAG GTATATTCTCTGGATTGGACTCCTGAAAAGAATTGGATAGTCAGCACCTCGCAAGATGGAAGGCTAATTGTATGGAATGCATTAACAAGCCAGAAAACACATGCCATAAAGCTACATTGTCCATGGGTGATGACATGTGCTTTTGCACCTAATGGCCAATCTGTTGCCTGTGGTGGTCTTGATAGTGCGTGCTCTATTTTCAATCTTAACTCGCAAGTAGACAGAGATGGGAACTTGCCAGTATCAAGAGTTCTTACTGGGCACAAGGGCTATGTTTCGTCATGTCAATATGTCCCAGATCAGGAAACCCACCTTATTACAAGCTCAGGTGACAAGACCTGTGTTCTGTGGGATGTTACTACCGGCCAGAGGATATCAATATTTGGAGGTGAATTTCCATCAgggcatacagctgatgtttTAAG tGTGTCCATCAACTCATCAAACACGAATATGTTTGTCTCTGGTTCGTGTGATGCAACTGTGAGGCTGTGGGATTTCAGAATTGCAAGTCGGGCAGTTCGGACCTATCATGGACACGAGGGTGACATTAACAGTATCAAGTTTTTCCCGGATGGCCATAGGTTTGGTACTGGCTCAGATGATGGCACGTGTAGATTATTTGACATGAGAACAGGACATCAACTTCAGGTGTACAGTATGGAGCTAGATAGAAATGATAATGAACTACCTACTGTTACATCTATTGCATTTTCGATATCAGGAAGGCTCCTTTTTGCTGGGTACTCCAATGGTGACTGTTATGTGTGGGACACGCTTCTTGCCGAG GTGGTACTTAATTTGGGAAACCTCCAAAACTCCCATGATGGTCGAATTAGTTGCCTTGGGATGTCATCTGATGGGAGTGCATTGTGTACAGGAAGTTGGGACAAAAATTTGAAG atttggGCCTTCAGTGGACACCGGAAAATAGTTTGA
- the LOC133912999 gene encoding E3 ubiquitin-protein ligase BOI-like: protein MAVEAHNMLHTGGQKLAHAGWAGGGSICCEAQEPGRHAWYGYGKEVAGGAVGSQHQQGYQQSCMGLVAPSTVAPLGRYGQVCAADASESGVTFGGAQEPAPRKRKRAEQPTVLGLGAADVAAQFQQQLIDVDRLVLQHTAKMWAELTEQRRRHARQVVAAVEATAAKRLRAKDEEIERIGRLNWALEERMKSLYVEAQVWRDLAQSNEARANALRGELQQALDAQARRCVGAGAGDGAAADDAESCCCGENGVAGDAGAVEEDEVGTTGSGTRCKVCGEGAAEVLLLPCRHLCACAPCAAAARACPACGCANNGSVCVNFS from the exons ATGGCCGTGGAAGCGCACAACATGCTCCACACAGGAGGACAGAAACTAGCCCACGCGGGTTGGGCGGGCGGTGGTAGTATATGTTGTGAGGCGCAGGAGCCGGGGCGGCATGCTTGGTACGGCTACGGCAAGGAGGTCGCCGGCGGCGCGGTGGGGAGCCAGCACCAGCAGGGGTACCAGCAGTCGTGCATGGGTCTGGTTGCTCCGTCCACGGTCGCGCCGCTGGGGCGGTACGGGCAGGTGTGCGCGGCGGACGCGTCGGAGAGCGGCGTCACGTTCGGCGGTGCACAGGAGCCGGCACCCAGGAAGCGGAAGCGCGCCGAGCAGCCGACTGTTCTCGGACTCGGCGCGGCCGACGTCGCGGCGCAGTTCCAACAGCAGCTGATCGACGTCGACCGCCTCGTGCTCCAACAC ACGGCGAAGATGTGGGCGGAGCTGACGGAGCAGAGGCGGCGGCACGCGAGGCAGGTGGTGGCCGCCGTGGAGGCCACAGCGGCAAAGCGGCTGCGCGCAAAGGACGAGGAGATCGAGCGGATCGGAAGGCTCAACTGGGCCCTCGAGGAGCGGATGAAGAGCCTCTACGTGGAGGCGCAGGTGTGGCGCGACCTGGCGCAGTCCAACGAGGCCAGGGCCAACGCGCTCCGCGGCGAGCTGCAGCAGGCCCTCGACGCCCAGGCGCGCCGCTGCgtcggagccggagccggagacggcgccgccgccgacgacgcCGAGTCGTGCTGCTGCGGGGAGAACGGCGTGGCCGGGGACGCGGGGGCcgtcgaggaggatgaggttggGACGACGGGCAGCGGGACGAGGTGCAAGGTGTGCGGCGAGGGCGCGGCCGAGGTTCTGCTCCTGCCGTGCCGGCACCTGTGCGCGTGCGCGCCGTGCGCGGCCGCGGCGCGGGCGTGCCCGGCGTGCGGGTGCGCCAACAACGGCAGCGTTTGCGTCAACTtttcgtga
- the LOC133913000 gene encoding guanine nucleotide-binding protein subunit beta isoform X1, which translates to MASAAAAPALLTVRRHPYTRCPPLPLCSSVSTVAPALLAIRRCPVRSLLCSCAIAPALLLHRPALLLFCCSSVEGLKLYCSAPDLLRCSRLQALMCCTAMLKCSSIQGFKLYFQNKVYSLDWTPEKNWIVSTSQDGRLIVWNALTSQKTHAIKLHCPWVMTCAFAPNGQSVACGGLDSACSIFNLNSQVDRDGNLPVSRVLTGHKGYVSSCQYVPDQETHLITSSGDKTCVLWDVTTGQRISIFGGEFPSGHTADVLSVSINSSNTNMFVSGSCDATVRLWDFRIASRAVRTYHGHEGDINSIKFFPDGHRFGTGSDDGTCRLFDMRTGHQLQVYSMELDRNDNELPTVTSIAFSISGRLLFAGYSNGDCYVWDTLLAEVVLNLGNLQNSHDGRISCLGMSSDGSALCTGSWDKNLKIWAFSGHRKIV; encoded by the exons ATGGCGTCCGCTGCTGCCGCCCCTGCGCTCCTCACCGTCCGCCGCCACCCCTACACTCGGTGTCCGCCGTTGCCCCTGTGCTCCTCGGTGTCCACTGTCGCCCCTGCGCTCCTCGCCATTCGCCGTTGCCCAGTGAGATCCCTGCTCTGCTCCTGCGCTATTGCTCCTGCTCTACTGCTCCATCGGCCTGCGCTGCTTTTGTTCTGCTGCTCAAGTGTTGAAGGCCTCAAGCTCTATTGCTCTGCCCCTGATCTGCTCAGGTGTTCAAGGCTTCAAGCTTTGATGTGTTGTACTGCTATGCTCAAGTGCTCAAGTATTCAAGGCTTCAAGCTCTACTTTCAGAACAAG GTATATTCTCTGGATTGGACTCCTGAAAAGAATTGGATAGTCAGCACCTCGCAAGATGGAAGGCTAATTGTATGGAATGCATTAACAAGCCAGAAAACACATGCCATAAAGCTACATTGTCCATGGGTGATGACATGTGCTTTTGCACCTAATGGCCAATCTGTTGCCTGTGGTGGTCTTGATAGTGCGTGCTCTATTTTCAATCTTAACTCGCAAGTAGACAGAGATGGGAACTTGCCAGTATCAAGAGTTCTTACTGGGCACAAGGGCTATGTTTCGTCATGTCAATATGTCCCAGATCAGGAAACCCACCTTATTACAAGCTCAGGTGACAAGACCTGTGTTCTGTGGGATGTTACTACCGGCCAGAGGATATCAATATTTGGAGGTGAATTTCCATCAgggcatacagctgatgtttTAAG tGTGTCCATCAACTCATCAAACACGAATATGTTTGTCTCTGGTTCGTGTGATGCAACTGTGAGGCTGTGGGATTTCAGAATTGCAAGTCGGGCAGTTCGGACCTATCATGGACACGAGGGTGACATTAACAGTATCAAGTTTTTCCCGGATGGCCATAGGTTTGGTACTGGCTCAGATGATGGCACGTGTAGATTATTTGACATGAGAACAGGACATCAACTTCAGGTGTACAGTATGGAGCTAGATAGAAATGATAATGAACTACCTACTGTTACATCTATTGCATTTTCGATATCAGGAAGGCTCCTTTTTGCTGGGTACTCCAATGGTGACTGTTATGTGTGGGACACGCTTCTTGCCGAG GTGGTACTTAATTTGGGAAACCTCCAAAACTCCCATGATGGTCGAATTAGTTGCCTTGGGATGTCATCTGATGGGAGTGCATTGTGTACAGGAAGTTGGGACAAAAATTTGAAG atttggGCCTTCAGTGGACACCGGAAAATAGTTTGA